AAAGCTAAATCGAAACAAGACTGATACAACTGTCGCACACACATCACCCAAACAACTGAACACTGAAACTTATGGAACTGCTGGCACCCATTCCTACACTGGCTACACCGTCGCTCCAGGAGACGGTAGATTTTTACGTTTCCGTATTGGATTTCACCTGCAAGACGCTGGATGAGACATGGAAATTCGCTTCTATTCAAAAAGACAAGGTGACCATGCAACTGGTGCACCCGCAGGCGAAGTTCCCGTTCGGCAGCTCCACGCCTTTTGAAGAGCCCGTATTTACCGGCGCCATTTACATTCACATGGATGGCATCGATGAATTGTGGGAAAAGGTGAAAGACCGTGCGGAAGTATGCTTCCCCGTGCAGAATTTCGATTACGGCATGCGCGAATTCGGTATTTACGACAACAACGGATACCTGCTGCAATTCGGTCAGCAGATCAGCGCGTAATCCGTCATTTTCCGCCATCGAATGGAAGGCCCCGCCTTCCTCCCGATAAAAATATTCCCCCAGGCTTGCCGCAAACGGCAGTACCTCGGGGAAATTTTCATGCGCGTTACCCGCATAAGCGGCTTACCTGTTAGTACGGTTACAGTACGGTATCCCTACTAAGCCTGTACTGATTGAATAGGCCTGATACCCATCGGTATCGGTCTTGTCCTGATAATGGTTTACAGTTTTGTGGTGTAAACCTATTTTAGGACGTGACCCCTATTTTGAGCTGTAAAGTAAATCCTGTAGCAAGAGGATCCTTCTGTAAAGCTATAGCTGTATCGATCTCCGGGACTGTAAAGTAAATCCCGTATTTATTAATCATACCCTGTAAGGTTTTTTCAGTATAAGACAGTATAAGACACAACGGGCTTAACGATACATTAAGCCACCTGTAAGCCACCCCTGAGCTACCTATGAGCTACCCCTATATGGGGGTAGGATATGGGTAAGATATGGGTGGTATATATATGGGATATGGGTAAGATATCCCTTCCTGAACCCTGTGCAAAGGTTACGGTAAGGGCACGGTATATCCCGGCAGGAGGCGCAGTCCGGCTGCTGGCGTTAAGGGAAAGATAAAAAGGGGAAGATGCGGTGCGACGGCGGGCGATAAAAAAACCGCAGCGCTGACGCTGCGGCTATTATCCATGATAACTCACATTCCTTCTGCTCCTGTAGGGTTTTCCGAGGACAATGCGTTTTAAATGGAAAATAGGTTTATGTGAAGCGACGATAATCAATGCGTTGCGGACGACAGATTTAGATTTACATAAATATAGTTAAATTCGCTGATTCGCAACCACTTTTTTCTAAAACCCCGCTTCCGCATGAAACCTGCCCTCATCCTGCTTCACGGCGCATTGGGCGCCATTCAGCACTTCGACAGCATCGCTTCGGTTCTGGAGGATCAGTACGACGTTCACCGGTTCAACCTCCACGGCCACGGGGGCACGCCTTTACCTGAAACTCCGCTCCGCATCGAAGGTTTCACGGCGCAGCTGATCGATTACATCCGGCAGCACCACCTCGCCCCTGCCGCCGTTTTCGGCTACAGTATGGGCGGGTACGTCGCCATGCAGGCCGCCATCCAGGCGCCCGATACCATTGCCCGCATCCTCACCCTGGGCACCAAATTCGACTGGACGCCCGACGTGGCCGCCAAAGAAGCCCGGCAGCTCAACGCCGACTTCCTCCGCGACAAAGCCCCCGCATTCGTGAGCCAGTTGGCCGAATTCCACGGCGCGGCCGCCTGGGAACCGCTGCTACCCGCCACGGTAGGTCTCATGGAAGCCCTCGGCGAGCGCCCCCTCCTCACCCCGGAAACCGTTGCCGCGGTGGAAGCGCCCGTCCGCCTCATGGTGGGCGACCGCGACCACATGGTGAGCATCGAAGAAACCCTGGGCATCTTCCGCAACCTGCCTAACGGCTCCATGGTGGTGCTCCCCGAGACCAAACACCCCATCGAGAAGGTGAACAAGGCCGTGCTGATCTGGGAGATCCGTTCGTTCATGACCCTGTAAACGGGGCGCAGCGGCATAAAAAAGGCGCTCCCGGCCGGGAGCGCCTTGCGTGTCCGCGCGAGCGGAAATTATTTAACTACCACTACTCCATCAGCCACGATTACGATGTCCTTTTTGGGCGTTTTGATCTTTTCGATTTCTTCTTTGCTCTTACCGGCGTCTTCCGCGTAATGGCGCAGCCTTTCCACCGAGGTTTCCGTCACATTCGCCGTGCC
Above is a genomic segment from Chitinophaga pollutisoli containing:
- a CDS encoding alpha/beta fold hydrolase, coding for MKPALILLHGALGAIQHFDSIASVLEDQYDVHRFNLHGHGGTPLPETPLRIEGFTAQLIDYIRQHHLAPAAVFGYSMGGYVAMQAAIQAPDTIARILTLGTKFDWTPDVAAKEARQLNADFLRDKAPAFVSQLAEFHGAAAWEPLLPATVGLMEALGERPLLTPETVAAVEAPVRLMVGDRDHMVSIEETLGIFRNLPNGSMVVLPETKHPIEKVNKAVLIWEIRSFMTL
- a CDS encoding VOC family protein; translation: MELLAPIPTLATPSLQETVDFYVSVLDFTCKTLDETWKFASIQKDKVTMQLVHPQAKFPFGSSTPFEEPVFTGAIYIHMDGIDELWEKVKDRAEVCFPVQNFDYGMREFGIYDNNGYLLQFGQQISA